DNA from Krasilnikovia cinnamomea:
AGCGGCAGGAAGTAGTTGGGCTGAGCCAGCCGCGCGGCCGCCCGCAGCGACTCCGGGGCGCGGTCCAGCCGGGCGTACAGCGGCTGGCCGGTCGCCGCCAGCCGGGCCAGCGCGTCCCGCCCGGTCAGCGGGTCACCGACGTCCAGCTCGCGACCGTCGGCGTCGTAGTACCTGGCGAACTGCATCATCAGCCCCTTGGTCTGCCCACCGAACGCCGGGGCCAGCGCGTACGCCGCCGAGAACTCCATCCCGGACAGCGCCGCACCCACCTCGGCGGCCATCAGGTGACCGTCGCCGGTGTCCACGTTGAGCCCGAGCGCCCCGGACAGGAACGCGCAGCCGCCGGTGGCCAGCACCACCGCGCCCGCCCGTACCGTCCAGCGCCGCCCGCCGTCCTGCCGCCGCTGCCCGGCGGCCCCGCCCACGGCGCCGTCGGGGTCGGTGAGCAGTTCCAGCGCCGGGCTGTGATCGAGGATGCGCACCCCGGCCCGCCTCGCCCGGTGCCGCATCGTGCGCAGGTACTGCGGGCCCTGCAGGCTGCCCCGGCGCTGCCGCCCCGCCTCGTCGACCGGGTACGGGTAGCCCCAGGTCGCGAGGTCGCCGAGGCGCCGGTACGCCTCGTCGACCGTCCGCAGCATCCAGTCGCGCTCGGTCAGGTGCCCGGCGCGCGCTCCCGCTCGGCCACGGAGCGTTCCCGGGCGGCCGGGTCGGGCGGCACGTACCAGACGTTGTTGCCGCCCGCGGCGGCCGCGCCGCTGGTGCCGCAGTAGCCCTTGTCGGCGAGCACCACCCGGGCGCCGGCCCCGGCGGCGGCGACGGCGGCCCAGGTGCCCGCCGGGCCGCCGCCGAGGACCAGTACGTCCGCGGAAAGCCGCAACTCGTCCGTCACGGCCGGGCGGCCGTCGGCTGCCGTGCGGCCGTGTTGCGGTTCGCGGGCCGGGGCAGCCCGTAGTGCTCGCGCAGGGTGCGTCCGGTGTACTCGGTGCGGAACCGGCCGCGCTCCTGCAGGATCGGCACCACCCGGTCGACGAACTGCTCCAGGCTGCCGGGCAGCACCGGCGGCATGATGTTGAAGCCGTCGGCGGCGCCCGCGTCGTACCAGCCGGTGATGGCGTCCGCGACCTGCTCGGGCGTGCCCGCGAAGGTGAGGTGGCCGCGGCCGCCGCCGAGCCGGGCGATGATCTCGCGGACGGTGAGGCGTTCCCGGCGGCCCAGGTTGACCACGAGCGTACGGCGGCTCTTGGCACCCTCCAGCTCGTCCTCCTCCGGCAGGTGGGCCGGGAGTTCGGCGTCCAGGCGCAGGTCGGCGACGTCCACCCCGAGCAGTTCGGCGAGGCCGGGCAGGGCGAACTCGGGGCGGATCAGCCGGTTGAGTTCAGCGTCGAGTTCCCGCGCCTGCGCCTCGGTGTCGCCGATGACGGGCACGATCCCCGGCAGGATCTTGACGTGGTGCGGGTCGCGGCCGTGTTCGGCGGCGCGCCGCTTGAGGTCGTCGTAGAACTCCTGCGCGTCGGTGAGCGTCTGGTGCGCGGTGAACACGGCCTCCGCGTACTTCGCCGCGAAGGTACGGCCGTTCTCCGACGATCCCGCCTGGACCAGCAGGGGGTGGCCCTGCGCCGAACGGGGCACGTTGAGCGCGCCCGCTACCCGGTAGAACCGGCCCGCGTGCGCCGGTGGGTAGATCCGGTCGCTGTCGCCCCAGACGCCGGTCTCCTTGTCGGCGAGGATCACCTCGTCGTCCCAGGAGTCCCAAAGCTTGAGGGAGACGTCGATGAACTCGGCGGCCCGCTCGTAGCGTTCGGCGTGGGCGGGCAGGTGGTCCAGGTTGAAGTTGCGGGCCGCGTCCAGCCCGGCCGTGGTGACGATGTTCCACCCGGCCCGGCCGCCGCTGATCAGGTCCAGCGAGGCGAACCGCCGGGCCAGGTTGTACGGCTCGTTGTAGGTGGTCGACGCGGTCGCGATCAGCCCGATCCGTTCGGTGACCCCGGCCAGCGCGGTGAGCAGCACGGTCGGTTCCAGCGTCCCGGACGGGCGCCGTTCCACCTGGTCCCACAGCACCGGGCCGTCCGCGAGGAACAGGGAGTCGAGCTTGCCGCGCTCCGCGATCCGGGCCAGGTTCTGGTAGTGCGCGACGTCGACGTGGGCGTACGGGTCGCTCTGCGGCAGCCGCCAGGCCGCCTCGTGATGCCCGACCCCCATGAGGAACGCGTTGAGGTGAAGCAGTCCCGGCCGGCTCACGACGCCGCAGCCTGCGGGGTGTAGTGCCCGGCCTCGTCGCCCTCGATGACGTAGCTCTTGGCGCCGTCCGCGCCGACCGGCACGTCCCCGGCCACGGTGACCCGGTGCAGCTTGCGGGGCAGGTCGCCGTAGTCGTCGGCCGCGTAGTGCTGGGTGGTCCGGTTGTCGAAGATGACCACGTCGCCGACGGCCCAGTGGTGGCGCAGGGTGTTCTCCGGCCGGGTCACGTACGCCTGCAGCAGCCGCAGGAGGTCGCGGGACTCCGTGTTCGACAGCCCGAGGATGCTGCTGGCGAAGCCGCCGATGAACAGGTTCGGCACGCCGGATTCGGGGTGGATGCGCACCAGGGGGTGCGCGGTGCGGTACCGCTTGGAGACGAACACCTTGTGGTACTGCTCCGCCTCGTCGGTACGGAACTGCGGGTGGGGCGCGTAGTCGTGCTCGTTGGTGTGCACCGCCCACAGCTTGTCGGCCAGCGTCCGCAGGTGCTCCGGCAGGTCGGCGTACGCGGCGGCGGTGTTGGCGAACAACGTGTCCCCGCCGTACGGGGGGATGACCAGGCTGCGCAGCGTGGTGGCCTTCGGTGGGGCGACCACGAACGTGACGTCGGTGTGCCAGGCGTTGGCCCGGGCTCCCTCGCCACCCTCCACGTTGAGCACGTTGGCGTTGCCGTCCACGGACGGCACGGTCGGGTGGGCCGTGGTGAGCGGACCGAACGCGGAGGCGAACCGGACGTGCGCGGCGTCGTCGAGCTGCTGGTCACGGAAGACGAGCACCTTGTGTTCGACCAGCGCGGTGTTCAGCGCGCTGATCGTGCCGTCGTCGAGCGGCTGGGCGAGGTCGACGCCGACGATCTCGGCGCCGATGCGGCCGCCGATGCGGCGGATGTCCGGGATGCTGGGTGCCAGTGTCATGGCGAGGGGTTCCCTTCTAGTTGGTGGTGCGCCAGGTCGAGAAGCGGCGTTCGGTGAGGACGAGCACCTGGTTCACGACCAGGCCGATGGCCGAGATGGTGATGATTCCGGCGTACATGTCGGGGACCGCGAAGTTGTACTGCGCGTAGTTGATGAGGTAGCCGAGGCCGGCCTTGGCGCCGACCATCTCGGCGGCGATGAGGATGAGGATCGAGTACGCCCCGGCCAGCCGGATGCCGGTGAAGATGGTCGGCACGGCGGCGGGAAGGATCACCTTCTGGAACAGCCGCAGCGGCCCCAGCCCGAGCGAGCGCGCCGACTTGATGAGCAGCGGATCGACCGTGCGGACCCCGCTGACCGTGTTGAGCAGGATCGGCCACGAGCAGGCGTAGAAGATGATCGCCACCTTGGAGGTCTCGCCGAGCCCCAGGATGAGCACGAACACCGGCAGGAGGGCCAGCGCGGCCGTGTTGCGGAACAGCTCCAGCACCGGGTTGAGCAGGTTTGCCACCGGCTTGTACCAGCCGATCAGCAGGCCGAGCGGGATGGCCACGACGATGGCCAGGCCGAACCCGGCCAGCGACCGGCTCAGGCTGGCCCGCGTGTGGTCGATCAGCTCGCCGGACAGCACGAGCTGCCACCACGCCGCCAGCACTTCGGACAGCGGCGGCAGGAAGGTGGCGTCGACCAGGCCGAGCCGGGGGAAGATCTCCCACACGGCCGCCAGCACGGCGATCGCCGCCACCCGGGTGACGACCGCGCCGGTGCCGCGCAGGATGCGGCGGTTCCACGGGTACGCCGGGACCGACGGCGCCGCCGGGGCGGCAGGGATCGGCGTCGCGGGTGGCGTGCGGAGCGCGAGCGGCGTGTCGGTGACGCTAGACATGGGCCACCTCCAACTCCTCGTTGCGGGCCTTGTCCACCTCGGTGCGCAGCAGGCTCCAGATCTCGTGGCGGTAGTGGGCGAACGCCGGGTCGGAGCGCAGGTCCTCGGTGGCGGACCGGGCGGCCAGCGGCACCTCGACGACCTGCTTGATCCGGCCGGGCCGGGAGGTCATCACGGCGACCCGCTGGCCGAGGTAGACGGCCTCCTCGATGCCGTGGGTGATGAACACGATGGTCTTGCCGGTCTTCTCCCAGATCCGCAGCAGCTCGTCCTGCAGGCCGTCGCGGGTCTGCGCGTCGAGCGCGGCGAACGGCTCGTCCATCAGCAGCACGTCGGGGTCGAAGGCGAGGCTGCGGGCGATCGCCACCCGCTGCTTCATCCCGCCGGACAGCTCGTGCGGGTACCGGTCGTGGAATCCGGCGAGCCCGACCAGGTCCAGGTACTCGCGGGCCCGGGCGGCCCGTTCGCGGCGGGGCACCCGCTTGGCTTCCAGGCCGAACTCGACGTTGCTCTGCGCGGTGCGCCAGGGCAGCAGCGCGTACTGCTGGAAGACCACTCCCCGGTCCAGGCCGGGGCCGCTGACGGGTACGCCGTCGACGAGGATCCGCCCGCTTGTCGGTTCGGCCAGGCCGCCGAGCAGGTCGAGCAGGGTGGACTTGCCGCACCCGCTGGGACCGACGATGACCAGGAACTCTCCCGACCGTACGGTGAGATTGATGTGCTGCAGCGCGGTGACCGTGGTGCCGCGCGCCTGGAACGCCTTGCCGACGTCCTCGAATTGGATCTTGGCGGTCATTTCGCGGCACCGTTCGCGGCGAACGGGTTGAACTCGTTGGTGTAGATGTCGGCGGCGCTGACCTGCTTGCCCTTCAGCTCACCGGCCCGGTCCAGCCAGTCGATCCAGGTGGCGAACTCCTTGTCGCTGATGAGACCGCCCTGCCCGGCGACGCCGTAGCTCTTGAAGAACTGCAGGGTGCTGGTGTCCTCGTTGCGGCCGCGCGCCTTGATGATCTTTTCGAAGCGGGCGATCACCTCCGCGCGAGGCGTGGTCCGCGACCACTCGATCGCCTTGGCCACGCCGGTGACGAACGTCCGTACGGTGTCCGGGTTCTTCTTGATGAAGTCCTGCCGCAGCACGTAGCTGCCGGCGCTGAACTCGCCGAGCAGTTCGTAGTCGCTGTAGAGCGACCGCACCCCGCCGCGCGCGACGGCCTTGTCGCGCAGCACTCCGCTGAGCGAGGCCACGTCGATCTGGCCCTGACGCAGCGACTGTTCGGTGTTGACCGGGGGCACGACGACCAGCTCGACCTGCTTGATCTCGTCATCGGTCAGCCCGTTACGGGCCAGGTAGGTCTTGGTGATCGCCTCGGCGTGCGCGCCGA
Protein-coding regions in this window:
- a CDS encoding FAD-dependent oxidoreductase, which gives rise to MTDELRLSADVLVLGGGPAGTWAAVAAAGAGARVVLADKGYCGTSGAAAAGGNNVWYVPPDPAARERSVAERERAPGT
- a CDS encoding LLM class flavin-dependent oxidoreductase: MSRPGLLHLNAFLMGVGHHEAAWRLPQSDPYAHVDVAHYQNLARIAERGKLDSLFLADGPVLWDQVERRPSGTLEPTVLLTALAGVTERIGLIATASTTYNEPYNLARRFASLDLISGGRAGWNIVTTAGLDAARNFNLDHLPAHAERYERAAEFIDVSLKLWDSWDDEVILADKETGVWGDSDRIYPPAHAGRFYRVAGALNVPRSAQGHPLLVQAGSSENGRTFAAKYAEAVFTAHQTLTDAQEFYDDLKRRAAEHGRDPHHVKILPGIVPVIGDTEAQARELDAELNRLIRPEFALPGLAELLGVDVADLRLDAELPAHLPEEDELEGAKSRRTLVVNLGRRERLTVREIIARLGGGRGHLTFAGTPEQVADAITGWYDAGAADGFNIMPPVLPGSLEQFVDRVVPILQERGRFRTEYTGRTLREHYGLPRPANRNTAARQPTAARP
- a CDS encoding TauD/TfdA dioxygenase family protein; protein product: MTLAPSIPDIRRIGGRIGAEIVGVDLAQPLDDGTISALNTALVEHKVLVFRDQQLDDAAHVRFASAFGPLTTAHPTVPSVDGNANVLNVEGGEGARANAWHTDVTFVVAPPKATTLRSLVIPPYGGDTLFANTAAAYADLPEHLRTLADKLWAVHTNEHDYAPHPQFRTDEAEQYHKVFVSKRYRTAHPLVRIHPESGVPNLFIGGFASSILGLSNTESRDLLRLLQAYVTRPENTLRHHWAVGDVVIFDNRTTQHYAADDYGDLPRKLHRVTVAGDVPVGADGAKSYVIEGDEAGHYTPQAAAS
- a CDS encoding ABC transporter permease, whose product is MSSVTDTPLALRTPPATPIPAAPAAPSVPAYPWNRRILRGTGAVVTRVAAIAVLAAVWEIFPRLGLVDATFLPPLSEVLAAWWQLVLSGELIDHTRASLSRSLAGFGLAIVVAIPLGLLIGWYKPVANLLNPVLELFRNTAALALLPVFVLILGLGETSKVAIIFYACSWPILLNTVSGVRTVDPLLIKSARSLGLGPLRLFQKVILPAAVPTIFTGIRLAGAYSILILIAAEMVGAKAGLGYLINYAQYNFAVPDMYAGIITISAIGLVVNQVLVLTERRFSTWRTTN
- a CDS encoding ABC transporter ATP-binding protein, producing MTAKIQFEDVGKAFQARGTTVTALQHINLTVRSGEFLVIVGPSGCGKSTLLDLLGGLAEPTSGRILVDGVPVSGPGLDRGVVFQQYALLPWRTAQSNVEFGLEAKRVPRRERAARAREYLDLVGLAGFHDRYPHELSGGMKQRVAIARSLAFDPDVLLMDEPFAALDAQTRDGLQDELLRIWEKTGKTIVFITHGIEEAVYLGQRVAVMTSRPGRIKQVVEVPLAARSATEDLRSDPAFAHYRHEIWSLLRTEVDKARNEELEVAHV
- a CDS encoding ABC transporter substrate-binding protein — its product is MRFHRSALATVLAGALLVTSALSGCGKASSAADGKQATELRYQGWVGQVTLPELAADLGYLGDVKLKWIGNTISGPQDIQAATTGDIDFGGAFNGAIVKLAASKAPIKAVVAYYGANKDTYNGFYVLNDSPIKSARDLIGKKIGVNTLGAHAEAITKTYLARNGLTDDEIKQVELVVVPPVNTEQSLRQGQIDVASLSGVLRDKAVARGGVRSLYSDYELLGEFSAGSYVLRQDFIKKNPDTVRTFVTGVAKAIEWSRTTPRAEVIARFEKIIKARGRNEDTSTLQFFKSYGVAGQGGLISDKEFATWIDWLDRAGELKGKQVSAADIYTNEFNPFAANGAAK